From a region of the Haematobia irritans isolate KBUSLIRL chromosome 4, ASM5000362v1, whole genome shotgun sequence genome:
- the UQCR-Q gene encoding ubiquinol-cytochrome c reductase ubiquinone-binding protein: protein MRPTNTLNGQHFGNLAKVHGIVTYKLSPFEQRAFAGAISHGLPNIFRRIRSNIFTVAPPFILGYLVYNMVEAEHHHLSRKNPAEFANDE from the exons ATGCGTCCAACAAATACCCTCAATGGCCAACACTTCGGCAACCTTGCCAAGGTCCATGGTATTGTCACCTACAAGCTTTCACCCTTTGAACAACGCGCCTTTGCTGGTGCCATTTCACACGGTCTCCCCAACATTTTCCGCCGTATCCGCAGCAACATCTTTACCGTAGCTCCAC CATTCATTCTTGGTTACTTGGTCTACAACATGGTTGAAGCTGAGCATCATCACTTAAGCAGAAAAAATCCAGCTGAATTTGCCA